The following proteins are encoded in a genomic region of Ornithodoros turicata isolate Travis chromosome 6, ASM3712646v1, whole genome shotgun sequence:
- the LOC135399032 gene encoding receptor-type tyrosine-protein phosphatase delta-like: protein MGRFIHASVWAVLVFILTILTTTEKAHAEISVKRGCLPVKLNVKALARPTEIVVTWVRFTPRRDCTTAGARYDVVIKWQPKNEEERLAIRSVKEKHFDVTGLKPTTPVTITAYLNYTDAEGEEHTGPQSIIKVSTSVDGPSAPRNLKQETLSRTEATFVWEDPEVPGGPLDGFVYQVCEAKDCNSETICKEVPLETPERHKLTIRRMAPNRYYRVKVAAYNILQLSREKIYGDYSSACFKAEPPTTIHPRDLRAECKANPNSLTLTWKPPHGKGADSYVVEVTGNTEHAQKIEKDIGIKDICKGEECTYSVDGLKGGLTYEVILVAKEKDIGDDSAFTECTVPESAPPPPTQDIKLVYDRQEWWWVTPKETQQAFQFPSDLFSDINGHVEPVTVLIAQDSNIDDCEKPVAWEEANAREPVPCYILSEPFADGGTCRHEDAVQICILGTDENCKRKPSCNGPLREGVKYGLKLRGSTRAGQTESKPVFFTAGSPPKSTTTGSGGRTVESLALIGGILVLTVFMIRP from the exons ATGGGGAGGTTTATCCATGCCTCTGTCTGGGCTGTTCTTGTGTTCATCTTAACG ATATTGACAACAACAGAGAAAGCGCACGCAGAAATAAGTGTGAAGAGGGGGTGTC TTCCTGTAAAGTTGAACGTGAAGGCGCTAGCGAGGCCTACCGAAATAGTCGTCACTTGGGTACGCTTCACTCCCAGAAGAGACTGCACGACAGCTGGTGCCCGGTATGACGTTGTGATCAAGTGGCAACCGAAGAACGAGGAAGAGCGTCTTGCGATACGCAGTGTGAAAGAGAAGCATTTCGACGTTACCGGCCTGAAACCCACTACCCCAGTCACTATAACTGCCTATCTGAATTATACCGACGCAGAAGGGGAAGAGCATACTGGACCACAGAGCATTATTAAGGTTTCGACATCTGTTGACG GTCCATCCGCACCGAGAAACCTTAAGCAGGAAACATTAAGTCGCACAGAAGCAACGTTTGTGTGGGAGGACCCTGAAGTTCCGGGAGGTCCCTTGGATGGATTCGTCTATCAAGTGTGCGAAGCAAAGGATTGCAATTCTGAAACGATCTGCAAAGAGGTTCCACTTGAAACGCCGGAGAGACATAAGCTAACTATTAGACGTATGGCACCCAACCGGTACTACCGGGTGAAGGTGGCTGCATACAACATCCTGCAGCTGAGCAGAGAGAAGATATACGGGGACTATTCGAGCGCGTGCTTTAAGGCAGAACCGCCGA CTACAATTCATCCGAGAGATTTGCGTGCCGAATGCAAAGCCAATCCCAACAGCCTCACCCTGACCTGGAAACCTCCTCATGGGAAGGGAGCCGATAGCTACGTCGTGGAGGTAACGGGAAACACAGAG CACGCTCAGAAGATAGAGAAGGACATCGGCATCAAGGATATTTGCAAGGGAGAGGAGTGCACATATTCGGTGGACGGACTCAAAGGGGGACTCACGTACGAAGTCATACTCGTCGCTAAAGAAAAGGACATTGGTGATGATTCTGCTTTCACTGAGTGCACCGTGCCCGAATCTG CACCTCCGCCTCCGACGCAAGATATTAAGCTGGTCTATGACCGTCAGGAGTGGTGGTGGGTGACCCCGAAGGAGACTCAGCAGGCATTCCAGTTCCCTTCAGACCTCTTCAGCGATATCAACGGACATGTCGAACCGGTCACGGTACTCATAGCGCAGGACTCGAATATAG ATGACTGCGAGAAACCTGTTGCATGGGAGGAAGCGAACGCCAGAGAACCAGTACCATGCTACATACTCTCAGAACCGTTTGCGGATG GTGGTACCTGTAGGCATGAAGATGCAGTACAAATCTGTATCTTGGGGACGGACGAGAACTGTAAACGCAAACCTTCCTGTAACGGACCGCTGAGAGAAGGTGTCAAGTACGG GTTGAAGCTAAGGGGCAGCACAAGAGCCGGCCAAACAGAGTCGAAGCCCGTTTTCTTCACAGCCGGAAGTCCACCCAAATCGA CTACAACAGGAAGCGGCGGAAGGACAGTTGAAAGCTTGGCACTGATTGGTGGGATCCTCGTTCTCACGGTTTTCATG ATAAGGCCGTAG